In the genome of Thalassophryne amazonica chromosome 6, fThaAma1.1, whole genome shotgun sequence, the window AATGCTGCTTCCTGAAAGGGAGGCAGTTCTTACCCCAGTCTGTGTTCAGCAGGGGAGGAGAGTtgctaaactggactgaggatatCGTCAGGTGGTGGAAAGAGCGTTTTGAGGATCTTctcaaccctactgacatgccCTTTGTCGAGGAGGCAGGATGGAAGACTTGGGTGGATCTGGTGCCAGCACCAGAGCAGTCACCGGGGAAGTCAAAAAACTCCTTGGTTGCAATTCACAGAGGGGACAAGATTCTTcctgagatgctgaagtctctggatggtgttgggctgtcatggctgacatgcTTATACAATGTTTCATGGAAGTTGGGGACAgcacctctggattggcaaacttggggtggtggtccccatctttTTAAAAGGGAACTGGAGTCCTGCAGGGCACAaagggtccccctgctcaagccagcacatgtccaggcctgtttgaagttcactacTGGCcaactggatgatccagaggaggcatgggagaaggtcatgtggtcagatgagaccaaaatagagctttttggtatcaactccactcgccgtgtttggaggatgagaacaaccctaagaacaccatcccaaccgtgaagcatgggggaggAAACTTCAttattgggggtgcttttctgaaaaggggacaggatgactgcactgtttgaagggaggatgaccggggccatgtattgcgagattctggcaaacaacctccttccctcaataagagcactgaagattggtcatggctggttctttcagcatgacaatgaccccaaatacacagccagtgcaactaaggagaggctccataagaagcatttcaaggtcctggagtggcctagccagtctccagacctgaactcaatagaaaatctttggaggaaactgaaactcaaaactgaaagatctggagaagatttgtatggaggatccatccatccatccatccattttcttccgctttatccggagtcgggtcgcgggggcagcagctcaagcaaagccgcccagacctctcaatccacacacacctcctccagctcctcgggggaaccccaaggcgttcccaagccagccgagagatgtagtccctccagcgtgtcctgggtcttccccggggcctcctcccagtgggacgtgcctggaacacctctccagcgaggcgtccagggggcatccggaaaagatgcccgagccacctcaactgactcctttcgacgtggaggagcagcggctcgactccgagctcctcccgagtgaccgagctcctcaccctatctctaagggagcacccagccaccctgcggaggaaactcatctcggccgcttgtactcgcgatctcgttctttcggtcatgagccaaatctcatgaccataggtgaggatcggaacgtagatcgattggtaaatcgagagctttgcccccctactcagctctctcttcaccacgacggtccgatacagcgaccgcatcactgcagatgctgcaccgatccgtctatcaatctcacgctccatccgtccctcactcgtgaataagaccccgagatacttaaactcctccacttgaggcaaggacactccaccgacctgaagagggcaaagcacctttttctggttgagaaccatggcctcggatttggaggtgctgattttcatcccggacgcttcacactcggctgcaaactgccccagtgcacactgaaggtcctgatttgacgaagccaacagaaccacaggtttgacttactaccggcaatgcgaaccaagctcctgctgcggttgtacagggaccggatagcccttagcaaaggaccctggaccccgtactcccggagcactccccaaagggtgccccgagggacacagtcgaatgccttctccagatccacaaaacacatgtggactggttgggcaaactcccaagaagcctcgagcacccgatggagcgtgtaaagctggtccagtgtgccgcgaccaggatgaaaaccacactgctgctcctgaatccaaggttcgaccatcggtcgaattctcctctccagtactctggaatagaccttaccggggaggctgaggagtgtgatccccctatagttggaacacaccctccggtcccccttcttgaacagagggaccaccaccccggtttgccaatccagaggcactgtccccaatcaccacgcgatgttgcagaggcgtgtcagccaagatagccccacaacatccagagacttaaggtactcaggacggatttcattcaccccaggagccttgccaccgaggagctttctaaccacctcggtgacttcggcctgggtaatggatgagtccgcctccgagtccccagtctctgcttcctcttcggaagacgtgacgatgggattgaggagatcctcgaagtactccttccaccgcccgacactATCCCCAgtaagggtcaacagctccccacccgcaccacaaacagtgctggtggagagctgcttccgcctcctgaggcgtcggacggtttgccagaatctcttcgaggctgaccgatagtcctcctccatagcctccccgaactcctcccagacccgagtttttgcctctgcgaccgcacgggctgcggtacACTTggcccggtacctgtcagctgcctctggggtcccacctaccaacaaagataagtaggactctttcttcagcttgatggcatcccttacttccggtgtccaccaccgggttcggggattgccgccgcaacaggcaccagagacgttgcgaccacagctacgagcagccgcatcgacaatggaggtggagaacatggtccactcggactccatgtctccaacttcccccgggatctgggagaagctctcccggaggtgggagttgaagacctcactgacagagggttccgccagtcgttcctagcagaccctcacgatacgtttgggcctgccaggtcttaccggctttctaccctcccagcggatccaactcaccaccaggtggtgatcagtcgacagctctgcccctctcttcactcgagtgtccgagacatgtggccgaaggtcagatgatacgactacaaagtcgatcattgacctccggctcagggtgtcctggtgctacgtgcacttatggatacccttgtgctcgaacatggtgttcgtgatggacaaactgtgactaacacagaagtccaacaactgaacaccactcgggttcagatcggggaggccgtgcttcccgatcaccccctccaggtctcactgtcgtcgcccacatgggcgttgaaatcccccaggagtacaatggagtccccagtcggagcgctatctagtacccctcccagggactccaggaaggtcgggtactctgcactgccgctcggcccgtaggctgagacaacagtgagagacctgtccccgacccgaaggcgtagggacgcgaccctctcgttcaccggagtgaactccaacacttggcgactgagctggggagcaataagcaatgcgaccccagctctccacctctccccgtgggcggcgccagaaaaatgaagcgtccagcccctctccaggagttgggtaccagagcccaggctgtgcgtggaggtgagcccgactatctctagtcggtatctctcaacctcccgcacaagctcaggctccctcccccctagcaaggtgacattccacatcccaacagccaggggctgtgagcatggaccgggccgccgggccacccgccctcgaccgccacccaatcctctcttcacccgacccccatggccccctctgcaggtggtgaatccacaggagggcgggcccacgtcactctttcaggctgagcctggccaggccccatgggctaaggctcaaccaccaggcgctcgcgcgcgagccccaaccccaggcctggctccagggtgggaccccagctccgccataccgagcgacgtcacggtccttgatcttttactggtcatggaggttctgaactgcccttagtctgacccataacctaggacctgtttgccttgggagaccctaaagggaacacaaagcccccgacaacatagcccctaggatcatccgggtatgcaaactcccccaccacgataaggtggcagctagagggggagggctgtatggaggagtggaccaaaatccctgctgcagtgtgtgtaaacttggtcaagaacgacagcaaatgtctgacctctgaaattgcaaacaaaggtttctgtaccaaatagtaAGGCCTGTTCacatatttcatgcaataaaatgcaaattaattatttaataatCATGCaaagtgattttcttttttttttttttctttttttttttttagttctgtctcacagttgaagtatattacagacctctccattccttGTAGGTGagacaacttgcaaaatcgacagtggatcaaatacttattctgAACACGAGATGGTTAATGGGGTTTTGGTGAAAAAAGAAGTCCTCAACAGCGGATCAGAACGGAGGAAGCGATGCCTTGTCACCCAACGGCTATGAAGATGGATGAATGGTCATCTACCCATACTTGTGTCTGTCTAGTAATCGATGTATGTGTGAGTGTACTCGTGTACTAGGCTTTGATTTGGTGGATGTGTGTTCTCCAACAAGTGCTTTTTGCTGACTTCATTCTGACTTTTCTTTACTGATCAGTTAGCACAGTCTATACTGACTGTGGTCATGATATCAAAATGGCCACAGTTTATCAATATTTTATGACTTTTGCATCAGAAAACCCCGTTCAGTTTTTTCACCAATATTAGGCCTTCTTGTTTTTGTGTGCAGTGAACGTTGGCCAACTTTGATATAACAGAAATTCTTTGCAAGTGCACTTCATGATTGCAATTGTGAAGGAACTTTGTGAAAATAACTCCTGTACATTCCAAAGCAGCAAAACATCAAAGCGGTCATAGACAGCATTCGTCTCATAGTAACTGTACTGCACTAGTACCTAGCCAGGCAAAGTAGAATGCAATCTTCTCTCCAAAGTACTCCCTGATGTGGTCCAGCGGTTGGTACTTGTACCATTTGCACCAGAGGGCCCAGTAGTGATAAAGAATCTGCCTCTGGTTCAGCTCATTAGGACGGACGTTAAACCCTGGTAGCTGGAACGGGCCCTGGTGGTGGGGACATGGTATCATGATTAGACAAAGAAAATGGAGTAGATTTTAGATAAGGTTCCACTTCAGAATAACTGACCTCATGTAAAGGGAAAGCAGCGGTGTACGCTCCTTCATTTATCAGTCTGTCCACGCCCACCTCAGCCCTCTTACTTTTGCCGTACACCGTCCCGGCAAGAATCTCATACACCTAAAGTTGAGCAAAAACTCCGACTGAAGGAGAGAAACACTTCATAGAGTGCATGTAGCTGAAAACATCTGCACAGCACTGTGGATGGAACTTTGTGTCACTCACAATACGGTGTCTCTGTGTATTTGTGAAGTACATTTCATGATTGTCACAATCGAGGAATCTGTAACAGTAATTCATTGATTCATTTATTCACCTTTAATATCGCAAAGTCTGAATACTGCTAAAAGGTAACGAACCTCACCTGTTCATCTTCGTCTTACGAAAGGCACACGTGTAATAGTCGAGTGGCCTGTTTGGTACCGACTCCATCATTGCATTTGGTATGCACATGCAACTCAGCACCCGTGCAGACATGTTCAAGTCCAAGTCTGACTGCGCCTGTGAACCAAATAGCCCAGTTTGTCAAGGCCATGCATCCCCATCAAAATTTAataacacacaacaccacacaaatttagatttaaaaaagaaaaacttacatTCATTTATTCAACTGTAGTTAAAGTGATTTGTTTGGGAGCACAGAAATATTTAGTCCATTGATAAATAGGTGTAgtgaataaaaaacaaataaaaaatagaatatGAAAAGTTCAAACTTTTGTCagtgtgtctcacacacacaaccacattcTAGACCAGTGGTTCTCAgtctttttacaataagtaccacCTTACCAATTCCATTCAATTTATtagatttatatagtgccaaatcacaaaaatgcTGCTTcaaacaaataaggtctaaccttaccaacccctagagcagggctATTTAACTATTCAGCGGCCCATCTAcccgtaaataataataaatacgaggtctattagacaagaaaccgacctttttattttttcaaaaactatatggatttgaatcacgtgtgattgcgtcagacaagcttgaaccctcgtgcgcatgcgtgagttttttcacgcctgtcagttgcatcattcgcctgtgggcaggctttgagtgagcactggtccaccccccttgtcggaattcctttgtctgacttcttcctgagagactggcgctgtgcttgatcaaaatttttttctgaaactttaaggcacatccaagtggacaccattcgagaaattcagacggttttcggtgaaaattttaacggctgatgagagactatggagtgttactgtcactttaaggacagcccatggagccggacggcgcgccgtgcCCCAAGccactgtcgtcagcctgtttcaagctgaaaacttccaaatttaagcctctgtttacccaggacatcgtgagataacagagaagtttcagaagagctcgggatcagcagtttatccggacattccactgttaaaggaaattttgtaatgaaagacgtgcagacggattcacgcgtcggcacccagccgctcattgcacggcgccacagagaaacacctccgttggaagcattacaggacaagtttgaacatgcccagctgttaaacaatttcttggatactcactcgactgaaagccattgaaaaccacctgaatcttacgaatggttatcaacacggaggtgttttgctgtggcgccgcgccatgagcggctgggtgccgacgtgcgaatccgtccacacgtctttcattacaaaatctcctttaacagtggaatgtccggataaactgttgATccagagctcttctgaaacttctccgttctctcacgacgtcctgggtaaacagaggcttaaatttggaagttttcagcttgaaacaggctgatgacggtggctcggggcgcggcgcgacGTCTggctctgtgggcagtccttaaagcgacagtaacactccataatctctcattagccgttaaaattttcaccgaaaaccgtctgaatttctcgaatggtgtccacttggatgtgtctcacagtttctgaaaaaattttgatcaagcaaagcgccagtctctcaggaagaagtcagacaaaggaattccgacaaggggggtggaccagtgctcactcaaagcctgcccacaggcgaatgagacaaccgacaggcgtgaaaaaactcacgcatgagcatgagggttcaagcttgtctgacgtaatcgcatgtgattcaaatccatatagttttttaaaaaaataaaaaggtcggtttcttttctaataaacctcgtacacGTTCAAAAGCCGACGACAAGCTGAAACAGCAGGTACTGTCTTCAGTCAAGTCAATCCCTCTGTCAGATACAACAGCTGCAAGACGACTGGATGTTTTAGCTACAGACGTTTTTGAGACTCTTCTAACTCAGTTGAAGAAAGCTGAATTCATGTCGCTGGCTGTGGATGAGTCAACTGACAGCTCCAATACAGCACAACTTTGTTTGTATGTGCGGTTTTTCAATGGTGACCGTTTCAAGGAGGATCTGTTGGGCCTAATTCCACTGGAAGGACAAACAAcaggggaaataattttccaaaagaatattgcttttttttaaagacaatggACTGGACCTGGAGCATGTTAACCTGCTGGTTACAGATGGAGCTCCCTCGATGGCAGAAAGGGTCAAAGGACTGTTTACACGACTGTCTGCTGTTGCACCAAAACTACAGTCTCTCCACtgtctcgttcaccagagtgtccTCTGCTCTCAGCTTAGTGGTGAGTTGAAAAGTACCATGGACTCTGTGATTGCTGCAGTGAACTTTATTAGAGCAACATCCAGTCTTCAGCACAGGTTGTTTCGCAGACTACTTGCTGATATGTCAGCTGAGCACTCTGACCTACTTTTACACAACGTCAGGTGGTTAAGCCGGGGCAATGCACTTCAGGGAGGAAATGATCACCTTTCTTCGTGAATGCAAGCACAAGAAGGCTGAAACATTTCTGACAAAAATGCTGGATGAGAAATTTGTCtcagaaatgtgctttttaaGTGATATCATGCATCATTTGAATGGCCTTAATCTGAGTCTTCAGGGGAGGGATAAAACAGTGGCTGATGTGGTTGAAAAGCTAACtgcttttattaaaaaaactaGACATTTTCACGTGATCTTAATGACAGGCTGCTGCACTTTCCCACACTCAGTGAATTCATTGTCATCACAATGTGCCAGCATCACAAAAGTAATGTCAGATTTTCTATTTTCTATAAGCTGAGGCACAACTTTGCACAGAGATTTAGTGATTCTGGCATCCCAAAATAGCTGCTGGATGTAGTGAGGGACCCATGTACCAATACAACACACATTTCTCCCAAAGCAGGAGACTTCCTCAGGCTGCATGACATTGATGAAGGGCCCATACAGCTGGAGATTGTTGACATACAGGCATTAAGTGAACTGAAAGATGCTTTTAAGCAACAGGGCTGTGCAGAGTTTTGGACCAGGTGTGTTGTTGCAGAGAAATTCCCCAAAATGAAAAGGTTGGCTTTCTGTGTGTTAACGATGTTTGGTTCAACATACACCTGCAAATCCAGTTTCTCTCACACGAATGCCATAAAAACAGACAATCGTGCCTCTTTGACAAATGAGCTTCTGCATCATTGTTTGCGGATCGCCCTCACTCCATACAAGCCTAATTTTTCTGCCCTAGCTCAGTCAAAAAAATGCAATTTCTCTCACTAATATCAAAAAAACATGTAGAGTTGTAATCTCTTATTTTGTGTTTGTATCTCTTCAATATACACACTCTAACACAcaaagcttttattttttttgcaccatgtacaaaaatggccatttttgtttttagttttgaACCGAGAAAGCTCATTCTCATACATGTCAGCAGTGACAGTTATTTAAACCAGAAGTTAGTTGTGTTTAATTTTTGTTGCACATAAAGTCAGCAGCTGCTATTGGTTTTTGTTGCTGTTCCGTATAATGAGCTGTTTGTTTACTTTTTTGCACTAAAAACAGCGTTTGGGGTTACTGTGATGCTGTCGACCCAGAAGTTgattatcttctcttttttgcacATTAAGCCTGAAGTAGTTATTGTTTTGTTGTTAAGCCAGAAGATGGTTTTGTTTACTTTTTATTTGCACTAAAAACTGTTATTCCTGTTGTGACTGTGATGTTATTATACCAGAGGCTGCTAATGTTGGTTGAAACCTGAACTTAAAGTGTGACTTTTgatgttctgttaaataaaaagggaaaaagaaatgTAGTAGCATTTGTCTCAGTTGTACATCCAAGAGTAATAGTACAGGTCACGAGACTGTCCGGCCCGCAGGTCATAGTATTCTGGCAAGGCCCCTGGAAAAAACTAGTTGAATAgccctgccctagagcaagcacacaggtgacagcggtaaagaaaaactccctttgataatattgaggaagaaacctcaagcagaccagactcaaagggatgatccacagcttaggccattctaatagtCACAAGCAGAGGTGGGAagtagtcaccatcaagtcactctcaagtcatcaatcagcaagtcccaagtcaaatctcaagtcataatgaccaccaattatttacaagctgacttgagatttgacttgggacttgcagattgatgacttgagaatgacttgatagtgactttgtcccacctctggttacaaggtttttacaaagttttataaaGTTTTATAAACATCTGCTGCAACAATTTCAGGCATGGGTTCCTGCCGTCAGTGCAGCATCCAACTGTCCACGGACGCCACTCCCATGTATGTCACTCCGCACCTTGGacggagagaaaaagagcagaatcagtcggccagaaaactATACCTACAGTATAATTCATCAGtattaaatcaacaggaaagcagagaaaatagtaaggtgatcgccgaccgcTAGCCCAAActccactaacagacccagaatttagataaagttgagacagAGACCTGTTCtattactaataaactgaatttaaaaggacaggaagcatagttccatgctatgccagtatgttagccatacaaaagtgagaataaatgtgtcttaagtccaGACTTGAAtgcctctacagaatctgactgtttgatctccatagggagatcattccacaaaacagatgcatgataagagaaggcttggTGGCCCACAAACCAAATATTTGGCTTTCCATGTACCACCATTACAACCAGAATTAAAATAATTCAATTCatctcagtttatttatatagtactaAATCACaagatagttgccccaaggcacttcacaaggctaaggtctaactttacccacCCCCCGAGCAAGCATACTGGCAACAGTGGTGAAGAAAAACTCTCTCGAAGAATTAAAGTCTATGAAGAAACTAGGCTAGCATAGAGCGATTTGAACATCTCGACTTGCCCACTACATTGTGGTTACAACACGATGGTTACAACACAATAGTTTGAAATAGTAGAAAGCATATGGTTTATGATTATTTAGAGCAGTTTAAACTGAATTTGATggcttaaagcgtttttgtattAGTCTTGGACCGCGtgtgacatccaggactgtgTCTGGCAGTAAAGAAAAACTGATTTCTTTCACATACACAGCATTGGACCAGAATCTGCTGTGCATTtgacagaggaggaggacagagaagTTGTCAAAATGACTGCATGTCCTTGCAAATTAGAGAGTGTATACACGATCCAGGCCCGACGGGTTGGGTTAGGTGCGgacaaatatttcaaaatgatACTCAGGTTGGGTTGGGTTCAGCCGCATCCACACAAAGAGACTGAATGTACAGAACCTTTGTGAAACAATGTCATAGCCATGCCTCTGTAACCTCAGCCGCTCATAGTTAATGGCATATTATTCTGTATATTaaaagccgtgtgtgtgtgtgtgtgtgtgtgtgtgtgtgtgtgtgtgtgtgtgtgtgtgtgtgtgtgtgtgtgtgtgtgtgtgtgtgtgtgtgtgtgtgtgtggcttcagtgaacagtgaacaatggacgctgataattaaattctgggctcagatgccattccagcagggggcggtaaatcatctatatattaaaagccaagtagcctctgtgtacatgtatgtgtgcgtgGGTGtacctttgatcacagagaaactaggagagctgacatttgccgtttgctaaggttatgtattttgggtcaaggatgaacgccgccaaaacacAACATTGATAGCACTaacattttggagaaattaaggtattatgtaacaacagtgaacaatggacattgataattacattctggactcacacgccattccaaatcatagaaactttgcataatttattaacacccttgaaaaatgtcagctgcctattttataaacactacccaatctagagcccgtggatccccaacggcaacacgctagttgttgttaacagtgttgttaacagtataatttttttttttttttttttgtcttagtgGACCGtaaataggatttattttcatcatgagcagACTGCTGAAGTGTGGCAGTTGGCATTATGTTTGCATTGTTGTGTTGTGGACTGCCTTGGTCCCTATCTGGTTCTGCCTCTGGTTTCTCTCTCTCCCCCAGGTGGTGTGCCGCGGGTCGAGCTGATCGagccacctgttcctcatcatcTCACCTGTATTTAAGCTCTAGTTCATCCATCCCACAGACACCAGAAACTCAGTTTTCTCAAAGTGATAACTGGCCCCTCTAACCTGTTGGAGTTTTTCAGTGCATACATACACTATTTTTGGGAGCTCCCACACTCCCTTATCTGTTCTTTGAGCTGCGCTTCCATGCGTAGTATTTTTGTGCGAGCGTTCCACCGCTCCGCGTGTCCAGCACGCACTCATCTGTCTGTGCCTCTCCTCCACAGTCGCCTTCCTCGACGGCTCCGCAGGTGGCAACCTGGGTCATCTCCATCGGACTTCTCACCTCTCATTCACTGTGGTTCACTCCAGCCTGGTTCCTGGTTCCAGCGGGCTGTGGCTCCCTGCTTCTACAGCTGTCCAGCCTGGGTCTCTGATTGCCAGGGTCTCCTACTGCTCCAAATTCCCCTGCAGATTTGCACTTTTCTTTGTGCAATAATTCCTGTTCTTTTAGCCA includes:
- the ano11 gene encoding anoctamin-7 encodes the protein MSARVLSCMCIPNAMMESVPNRPLDYYTCAFRKTKMNRFLDCDNHEMYFTNTQRHRIVYEILAGTVYGKSKRAEVGVDRLINEGAYTAAFPLHEGPFQLPGFNVRPNELNQRQILYHYWALWCKWYKYQPLDHIREYFGEKIAFYFAWLGFYTAWLLPAAVVGTLVFISGVISMGTNTPA